In Mugil cephalus isolate CIBA_MC_2020 chromosome 20, CIBA_Mcephalus_1.1, whole genome shotgun sequence, the following are encoded in one genomic region:
- the tcf20 gene encoding transcription factor 20 isoform X1 — protein sequence MQNFSNSPAPPSLPPGFSGRGGGGPPYPPQPAEPQISPRMTDDYAGMQQQRLHRGHHHPSQASHMLAYSARSRGAVEPPPTQGNIHSDNSNNPYRKEAMDYYFSMGGKDRHRRGGMGYGGGFGYPNIDGHIPHQYRHPGSSAAPSSGLMSPYPVDYGSSAGSGAGAGAFSPSHQYNMSQNPAMQSVQASQMQHRQLGQTFSAVHHGQQHRSYPHSGHRMTPQYPHYSPQAAASTGSSGMYSPPPQRYLDGAASTGFDPKVNSSPSLNSSSNSISSSVTANNVGPMENVQQSYHASNYPGYSPQTHSLHKQATLQHRNSQHNLGVGYDNSLKMQHQGPSPGSVYAKHHQPSNPSIPQPASQEIAKSPMHSNVQQTQINQNFSPISNPSPAASAVHSPSCSSSPSPLMGVSEAHGNPSGHGPSHPPTVNPRSSHGHGRLLQTMPQLSPTPNSNSSISSCGSSGSHKAHSMSAGGVPPSSGRNKMGLASGIGSREEGPSMYSSSSLDKMQDAGMNSLNALSSQVANLPNTVQHMLLTDTVLSQKKKDVGQMQQATHAVPPSQPRSRNASAASSTSTVKDGSAVGVGDGASLDAGAEEDSSLMLAAGPPMTKAEREEHFSEGEHRRVRQMSGASSGSEPAGYHPPSQSPTQLQAGQALNVKAVTSDSPSKEPVVSETKANEARIPSSSSSPSFGCQSSETGPTSHSTPPVSSSASSNIPSLMPNCVQEPGLTYNDRRDGNRKTSEIKNEVIKNEYEGTVDKIDKGSSQMQRDGEVNAQNGQDKENRLHSGLHKNEKEENHTSEEQQNASSVGVIVSARSEGNQTEKNKHPQDNCIEEKQSHAYLKESGSHNGEEGVDLSLYSSHYQKSNFGRPQNPPQSGPHKYGYPESPYGSDLSIKSKGRAGPVAAMESNPRYLGYQQTQTGYGPMHPKDAGSVAEPVVKKGQVAGAKGPEENSQMQQFPSLLQEVLQGYNLDRRYGRPEQAFPAHLQAQQFQTRHPYGVSEGMRMQSGVIEGSVLSAQMGSSGKPPNQKHGSEPDFTIDPQSLVKSEVSSTKILQNAEKTEVGVSQSHLPPTADSQKPPPKHINLADYSLPQRKALSNVSTPSSAVQELLLQEPEPLAGSIGQSESQKSSGSILAPSERRSVICDVSPNRRSTPERDRESDRERDREKSQSGASVIQQPFSSPAAAASDLSKKETGEKPMMKMEMTPKEVMADAVSSHTEHHGGGGGANEANMEYHSKPVHPSVVLNADPYRRGSVDITPLPSHPMSTNPLSSPSRHQSYLHGVDLSTGSGSAFPGYRYGDTREGNMMSRSNPHFPSHHPYHNLSPQTQSANKLQMYPHPRGPPHLPHDMSDWVKAMNRPSKEMMMQPGSSPGRHKVSQSEQRQRMIPQPDMASEQHTAKSSLHHQSAFYDMKMWESAHSGGRESARIIEGDAYYRAQPPPPQPPPTLPPPAPVVSHGPIPPQISHGQNAAEPEFSRVAAEEVKHPCPPPPSSSAKPLADINSTPPQVQRQTKSGGSGDTNPLILRRRVRSFISPIPAKRQLHDVSQQRAATNSHHSPGAQSESSHHNEDDSSSSDIPCPRLSSPLPGENTFSQPLSPSSGNTKVLPHRKGRGLKLEAIVQKITPNIKKPASHADDDSNHYPGFSHSEIPAFNDSQDQDLAHFPRVAGGEDSYMDESHSLNDMIPFRGVDETGPLPPSAYPCDPHQTSQVLKQQDFDFGLGSAVASASGDKEDFALLGPLPPPPPLPRPVQGSPPPSSSALSDIQHFTNTYQQLETRRGEQSAANLLRQKLQESGMGFDDYPGSDYYGTTPPHHSQAQGHMLHRQHQMCSGRSSLSPQDSKQLDSIVPKGYFPSGKKKGRPVGSVNKQKRAQTQVQTQPQSQGQPQSTSLSAPSATPIPITAAAISPVPMQTPSSTPTPTAPPPLPDSQSAPPLAPPVLTQVVKVDVESEDAQPEVEVKPVRRRRRGVKDEDESAEGSGRQRRRRRRTAAPTPSMDKDDPDTPLRAGGGLGTVFVDPSRKGPFVPHIHVEKKVPEIGAVCTIVNAEEDKMKGERGTVGGKPGASGIESLLTSALSSQLSRRDRESEKREMDEVETTLQSGKALPSSGYVVAGPVITETNHSGRLLCCLCQKWANYKHLGDLYGPYYPAEYAAKLPKNPPQVRQCQATTGTNKTGPNSEITSNPLSTVQDSQTQEAKFTNPSTESDYAVRLDTNATTLNTTVRPSSPPAKEEMMMHVASNFSNTAPSSSSSSSACAAVKTSLTWDMNLDTRPIPELKREPDLEIDQQQAPKPPPQPPVDEAQQRPQHRKLTSHPRFKRRHKSSDDSPRMVPSNSKASLPFQPPPPALDSLGPLAQLAQLPQMPMDPEELWVHEGCIVWTSGVYLVNGRLYGLQEALDGARETCCSYCEMVGSTLGCYSKGCTLRYHYMCAIEADCSLNEDNFSLRCPKHKVKKESLPRASGQPNPSTWSSQREAERIGEEEEETQEAEICQFGQ from the exons TTGGTTACCCTAATATTGATGGACATATACCTCACCAGTACCGACATCCTGGATCTAGCGCTGCACCGTCATCTGGCCTTATGTCACCATATCCAGTAGACTATGGCTCCAGTGCTGGGTCAGGTGCAGGTGCCGGAGCGTTCTCTCCTTCTCATCAGTACAATATGAGTCAGAACCCAGCAATGCAGTCTGTGCAAGCTTCTCAGATGCAACACCGCCAGCTCGGGCAGACCTTCTCAGCTGTCCACCATGGACAGCAGCATAGGAGCTATCCTCACTCTGGGCATCGAATGACCCCACAGTACCCGCACTACTCTCCACAGGCTGCAGCTTCCACTGGGTCATCAGGAATGTATAGCCCCCCTCCGCAGAGATATCTCGACGGGGCTGCTAGCACTGGGTTTGATCCCAAAGTCAACAGTTCTCCCAGTTTAAATTCTAGTTCAAACTCAATCTCCAGTTCAGTTACTGCGAACAATGTGGGTCCAATGGAGAATGTTCAACAGAGTTACCATGCTTCGAATTATCCTGGATATTCCCCACAGACGCATTCACTTCACAAGCAGGCCACACTACAGCACCGCAACTCGCAGCACAATTTAGGGGTAGGTTATGACAACTCTCTCAAGATGCAGCACCAGGGCCCGTCCCCAGGCTCTGTTTATGCTAAACATCATCAACCCTCCAATCCCAGTATACCTCAGCCAGCATCTCAAGAAATAGCCAAATCCCCGATGCATTCGAATGTTCAACAGACTCAAATCAACCAAAACTTTAGCCCAATATCGAACCCGTCGCCCGCTGCCTCCGCAGTGCATTCCCCCAGCTGTAGCTCTTCTCCTTCCCCATTGATGGGTGTTTCCGAGGCACATGGAAACCCCTCAGGTCACGGACCGTCACATCCTCCTACAGTAAACCCCCGTAGCAGCCACGGTCATGGTAGATTACTGCAGACCATGCCCCAGTTAAGTCCCACGCCCAACTcaaacagcagcatcagtagTTGTGGTAGCAGTGGCAGTCATAAAGCTCACAGCATGAGTGCAGGTGGAGTACCTCCTTCCTCAGGCCGTAATAAAATGGGTCTGGCTTCGGGAATTGGATCCCGAGAGGAAGGCCCCTCTATGTATTCATCGTCTTCACTCGACAAAATGCAGGATGCCGGCATGAATAGTCTTAATGCCTTGAGCTCACAGGTAGCCAATTTACCAAACACAGTTCAGCACATGCTCCTCACTGACACCGTGCTTtcgcagaagaaaaaagatgtcGGGCAGATGCAACAGGCAACGCATGCCGTGCCTCCTTCGCAACCACGTAGCCGAAATGCGAGTGCAGCCTCGAGTACTAGCACGGTCAAGGACGGAAGTGCAGTGGGGGTTGGTGATGGCGCCAGCTTAGATGCTGGTGCTGAGGAAGATTCCTCATTGATGTTAGCAGCAGGGCCACCAATGACCAAGGCGGAGAGAGAGGAGCACTTTTCTGAGGGGGAGCATAGGAGAGTGAGGCAAATGAGCGGTGCAAGCAgtggatcagaaccagctggCTATCACCCTCCATCTCAGAGTCCAACGCAACTACAGGCTGGACAAGCATTAAATGTTAAAGCAGTCACATCTGATTCACCATCAAAAGAACCAGTCGTatctgaaacaaaagcaaacgaAGCTCGCATTCCTTCTTCGTCATCATCGCCATCCTTTGGATGTCAGTCTTCAGAGACTGGCCCGACTTCACATTCAACACCTCCAGTTTCCTCATCCGCCTCCTCCAATATTCCTTCCCTCATGCCAAATTGTGTCCAAGAGCCTGGTTTAACTTATAATGACCGCAGAGATGGCAACAGGAAGACAtcggaaattaaaaatgaagtcATCAAAAATGAATATGAAGGCACGGTTGACAAAATAGACAAAGGTAGTAGCCAGATGCAACGGGATGGAGAGGTCAATGCACAAAATGGTCAGGACAAAGAAAATAGGTTGCACTCCGGATTACACAAAAATGAGAAGGAAGAAAACCACACATCTGAGGAACAACAGAATGCCAGTAGTGTTGGCGTGATTGTTTCAGCTCGGTCTGAGGgaaatcaaactgaaaaaaataagcatccCCAAGACAACTgtatagaagagaaacagtCACACGCTTACTTAAAAGAGTCAGGCAGTCATAATGGAGAGGAAGGTGTCGATCTTAGTCTGTATTCCTCCCATTACCAGAAATCAAACTTTGGACGGCCTCAAAACCCTCCCCAGTCTGGTCCACATAAATATGGCTACCCAGAATCACCATATGGGTCAGATTTATCCATTAAGAGCAAAGGGAGGGCTGGCCCTGTAGCTGCGATGGAGTCAAATCCCAGATACTTAGGGTACCAACAAACCCAAACTGGTTATGGTCCCATGCATCCGAAAGATGCTGGTTCTGTAGCAGAGCCCGTAGTGAAGAAAGGTCAAGTGGCAGGAGCCAAAGGTCCTGAGGAGAATTCACAGATGCAGCAGTTCCCGAGCCTTTTGCAAGAGGTCCTTCAAGGTTACAATCTAGATAGACGTTACGGACGGCCCGAACAGGCATTTCCTGCACATCTCCAAGCTCAACAGTTTCAAACCCGACATCCATATGGCGTGAGTGAAGGAATGAGAATGCAAAGTGGAGTAATTGAGGGTTCAGTTCTTTCGGCCCAAATGGGCAGTTCTGGAAAACCGCCAAACCAGAAACATGGAAGTGAACCAGACTTTACCATTGATCCTCAGTCCTTAGTGAAGTCAGAAGTGTCCAGTACTAAAATTCTGCAAAACGCTGAAAAAACTGAGGTGGGTGTGTCCCAGAGTCATTTACCACCGactgcagactctcaaaagccccCACCGAAACATATAAACTTGGCTGACTATTCCCTGCCACAGAGAAAAGCGTTATCTAATGTGTCCACTCCATCCTCCGCTGTGCAGGAGCTCCTCTTGCAAGAGCCAGAGCCTCTAGCCGGCAGCATTGGTCAAAGCGAGTCTCAGAAATCATCAGGCTCCATATTAGCCCCATCAGAGCGGCGCTCTGTCATCTGTGATGTGTCGCCAAACCGACGCAGCACACcagagagggacagggagagtgacagagagagagatcgGGAAAAAAGTCAGAGTGGGGCCTCTGTGATTCAACAGCCATTTtcctctcctgcagcagcagccagtgATCTAAGTAAAAAGGAAACTGGAGAGAAACCgatgatgaaaatggaaatgacACCAAAGGAGGTTATGGCAGATGCTGTGAGTTCACACACTGAACATcacggcggcggcggtggggcTAATGAGGCAAACATGGAGTATCATTCCAAGCCTGTTCATCCATCAGTTGTTCTTAATGCTGACCCCTATAGGCGAGGCAGTGTTGATATCACCCCCCTGCCTTCTCATCCAATGAGCACTAATCCTTTATCTTCACCGTCGAGGCATCAGTCTTATCTTCACGGGGTAGATCTGTCGACAGGAAGTGGCAGTGCATTTCCTGGATATCGATACGGAGATACAAGAGAGGGAAACATGATGTCACGAAGTAATCCCCATTTTCCCTCTCACCACCCTTACCACAATTTATCCCCTCAGACTCAATCCGCAAATAAGCTTCAAATGTACCCCCACCCTCGTGGCCCCCCCCATCTCCCCCATGACATGAGCGACTGGGTAAAAGCAATGAACAGGCCGTCAAAGGAGATGATGATGCAGCCTGGCTCTTCTCCTGGAAGACATAAGGTCAGCCAATCGGAGCAAAGACAGAGGATGATCCCCCAACCTGACATGGCCAGTGAACAACACACAGCTAAATCATCGCTGCACCATCAAAGCGCTTTCTACGATATGAAAATGTGGGAGTCTGCGCAttctggaggaagagaaagcGCTCGAATAATCGAGGGGGACGCTTACTACAGGGCACAGCCGCCACCTCCCCAGCCGCCTCCCacgctccctcctcctgctcctgtaGTTTCACATGGGCCTATTCCTCCGCAGATTTCTCACGGGCAAAATGCTGCTGAACCTGAGTTCTCAAGAGTGGCCGCAGAGGAAGTCAAACATCCCTGCCCACCTCCTCCATCCAGCTCCGCTAAGCCTCTTGCTGATATCAACTCCACTCCACCACAGGTTCAGCGACAGACTAAATCCGGGGGATCTGGAGACACAAATCCACTAATATTAAGGAGGAGAGTCCGCTCTTTTATCTCTCCCATTCCCGCCAAAAGGCAACTACACGATGTGTCTCAGCAGAGGGCCGCCACAAATTCACATCACTCTCCTGGGGCTCAGTCCGAGTCCAGCCATCACAATGAAGATGACTCATCCAGTTCAGATATCCCGTGTCCCAGGCTCTCTTCCCCTCTGCCAGGAGAGAATACCTTTTCACAACCTCTGTCTCCATCAAGTGGTAACACCAAGGTTTTGCCTCACAGAAAAGGCCGCGGCTTGAAGCTGGAGGCAATAGTGCAGAAAATTacaccaaatattaaaaagccAGCAAGCCACGCTGATGATGACTCAAATCATTACCCAGGCTTCTCTCACTCAGAAATACCAGCGTTTAATGATTCACAGGACCAAGACTTAGCACATTTCCCCAGGGTTGCAGGAGGGGAGGATAGTTACATGGATGAAAGTCACTCTTTAAATGACATGATTCCCTTCAGAGGAGTTGATGAAACGGGACCTTTACCTCCCTCTGCTTACCCATGCGATCCACATCAGACGTCTCAGGTCCTCAAACAACAAGACTTTGACTTTGGATTAGGATCTGCCGTTGCGTCAGCATCTGGTGACAAGGAAGACTTCGCTTTGCTCGGACCTttgccccctcctccacctcttccccGCCCGGTCCAGGGCTCCCCGCCTCCCTCTTCATCTGCCCTCTCAGATAttcaacatttcacaaacaCTTACCAGCAGCTTGAGacaagaagaggagaacagtcaGCTGCTAACCTCCTTCGACAGAAACTTCAAGAATCTGGCATGGGATTTGATGATTATCCTGGCAGTGACTACTATGGAACCACCCCTCCCCACCATAGCCAGGCTCAAGGACACATGCTGCACAGACAGCATCAAATGTGCTCTGGTAGGTCCAGTCTGTCTCCACAAGACTCAAAGCAGCTAGATAGCATTGTGCCCAAAGGCTATTTCCCGTCTGGCAAAAAAAAGGGCAGGCCCGTTGGGAGTGTCAATAAACAAAAGCGAGCTCAGACCCAAGTGCAAACACAGCCCCAGTCTCAAGGCCAGCCGCAGAGCACGAGTCTGAGCGCTCCTTCAGCCACACCCATTCCAATTACAGCCGCCGCTATAAGCCCAGTGCCAATGCAGACCCCCAGCAGCACACCAACCCCCACGGCACCACCCCCTCTGCCGGACAGTCAGAGCGCTCCACCCCTGGCCCCACCTGTTTTAACCCAGGTAGTGAAAGTGGATGTCGAAAGCGAGGACGCACAGCCGGAGGTTGAGGTCAAGCCTGTGCGACGGAGACGCAGAGGAGTGAAGGATGAAGACGAGTCGGCGGAGGGAAGTGGAAGacagaggaggcggaggagaaggACTGCTGCGCCGACGCCTTCCATGGATAAAGACGACCCAGATACACCTTTAAGGGCGGGAGGTGGTCTCGGTACGGTTTTCGTGGATCCGAGCAGGAAAGGCCCGTTTGTTCCTCACATACACGTTGAGAAGAAAGTACCCGAGATCGGGGCAGTGTGCACCATTGTGAACGCAGAGGAGGACAAGATGAAAGGGGAGCGCGGTACAGTTGGAGGGAAACCAGGCGCGAGTGGAATTGAGTCTCTCCTGACATCAGCTCTTTCCTCCCAGTTGTCGAGGAGAGACAGGGAATCAGAGAAGAGGGAGATGGACGAGGTGGAAACCACACTTCAGTCAGGAAAAGCACTTCCGTCATCTGGCTATGTTGTTGCAGGCCCAGTGATTACGGAAACCAATCATTCTGGCCGCCTGCTATGTTGCCTGTGTCAGAAATGGGCAAATTACAAACACCTTGGAGATCTCTACGGGCCGTACTATCCGGCTGAATATGCTGCAAAGCTCCCCAAGAATCCGCCGCAGGTCAGACAATGTCAGGCAACCACAGGCACAAACAAAACGGGACCAAATTCAGAAATAACCTCAAATCCTCTGAGCACCGTCCAAGACTCGCAAACACAAGAGGCTAAATTTACCAATCCCTCGACTGAGAGTGACTATGCCGTCAGACTAGATACAAACGCAACAACTCTTAACACTACAGTCAGACCTTCCTCCCCTCCAGCGAAGGAGGAAATGATGATGCATGTGGCGAGCAATTTCAGCAACACGgcaccgtcttcttcttcttcttcttccgcgTGCGCCGCCGTTAAAACATCCCTAACCTGGGACATGAATCTGGACACCCGGCCCATCCCTGAGCTCAAGAGAGAGCCGGACCTCGAAATCGACCAACAGCAGGCGCCGAAACCGCCGCCGCAGCCGCCGGTTGACGAAGCTCAACAGCGACCTCAGCACAGGAAGCTGACCTCTCACCCCCGCTTCAAAAGGAGGCACAAGTCCAGCGACGACTCTCCCAGGATGGTGCCATCCAACAGCAAGGCGTCCCTGCCCTTCCAGCCTCCTCCGCCCGCCCTGGATTCCCTGGGACCCTTGGCGCAACTCGCACAGCTGCCTCAGATGCCCATGGACCCGGAGGAGCTGTGGGTCCACGAAGGATGCATAGTGTGGACCAGTGGGGTGTATCTCGTCAACGGCAGGCTTTATGGCCTGCAGGAGGCACTAGATGGCGCCAGAGAAACA TGCTGCTCGTAC